In Desulfovibrio desulfuricans DSM 642, the sequence GCCCGCATCACGCAGCCATGCCTCGGCGTCCTGGCAGTTTTGCCGCAGGTCGTCAAAGCAGAAGCCCGCGCTGTGGCGGTTCAGACCGTGCCCGGTAAAATGCACTGCGGCAACGGCAAAGCCCGCTTGCTGCAAGGCGGCGATCATGGGCCGGTACTGAAGGGGCGACAGCATGGTGCCAGGATAAAACAGCATGACCCCGGCCCCATGATTGGGCCAGAGTTCGAGCTGCAGTTCCCGGTTATGGGCAGACAGCTTGTGCGTGACAAAGGCTGGTTTGTTCATGGCGCCATGCGTACATAAAATGAGGCCGGTCCCGCAAGGAACCGGCCAATACAGTCGCACAAAGGCCCGATGATCGGGCTTTGCGTCAAACAGTCTTATTCGGCGGCTTCAGCGGTTTCCTTGGCCTTGGAAAGAACGCTGACGATGGCGAAGTTCTGGTCGTAAATGGCCTTGACGTTTTCGGGCAGGGGCAGGTCGCCCACGCAGATGGTGGTGTTGATGTCCATGGGGGCCACATCAACAACGATCTTTTTGGGCATGTCCAGGGGCTTGCTGCACAGGCGCACGACTTCGCGGTAGGTTTCAAGCTGGCCGCCAAGCTTCACGCCGCGCGACACACCCACAAATTCCACGGGCACGTCAACGGTCACGGGCTTGTCCAGATCCACGCCGTAGTAGTCGATGTGGCAGAATTCCTTCTTGTAGGGATGGTACTGCACGTCCCAGATGATCACGGGATGCACGGACTTCTGACCGTTGTCGTCAATCTCGAGGTTGAACACCGAGGTACGACCGGCTTCGGCAAAAATCTTTTCCAGCGGCAGGGCAGGAGCCTGCACAGAGATGTTGTCACCCTTGGCGGTGTAGAACACGCCGGGGATCAGATCCTGGGTACGCAGACGGCCACTGGCGCCTTTACCGCTACCTTCGCGCTTCTGCACGCTCAAAGTCTTTTCAATATTCATGTCCTGCTCCTTGGCTTACCGCAGCCGAAACGTGCGGAAAAAGTTCTGTTATTATGGAACCGGCCCTTGCGGGCAGGCTTGGGTCTATACGCAAACCGCATAAAGCGGGTTACACAAACAACACGCTCACGGATGAACCGGTATGGATGTTGTGGATAGTCTTGCCCAGAAGGGCAGCCACAGAAACAACCTCCAGCTTTGGGCAACGCTCAAGCTTGTCGCCCATGGGGATGGTGT encodes:
- a CDS encoding 50S ribosomal protein L25/general stress protein Ctc: MNIEKTLSVQKREGSGKGASGRLRTQDLIPGVFYTAKGDNISVQAPALPLEKIFAEAGRTSVFNLEIDDNGQKSVHPVIIWDVQYHPYKKEFCHIDYYGVDLDKPVTVDVPVEFVGVSRGVKLGGQLETYREVVRLCSKPLDMPKKIVVDVAPMDINTTICVGDLPLPENVKAIYDQNFAIVSVLSKAKETAEAAE